From Phragmites australis chromosome 5, lpPhrAust1.1, whole genome shotgun sequence, a single genomic window includes:
- the LOC133919436 gene encoding GTP-binding protein YPTM2 yields MNPEYDYLFKLLLIGDSGVGKSCLLLRFADNSYLDSYISTIGVDFKIRTVEQDGKTIKLQIWDTAGQERFRTITSSYYRGAHGIIIVYDVTDQESFNNVKQWLNEIDRYASDNVNKLLVGNKSDLTANKVVSSETAKAFADEMGIPFMETSAKNATNVEQAFMAMAASIKDRMASQPAAANARPPTVQIRGQPVNQKTSCCSS; encoded by the exons TGACTACCTTTTCAAACTTCTGCTTATTGGTGATTCTGGTGTTGGGAAGTCATGCTTGCTCCTCAGATTTGCG GATAATTCGTACTTGGACAGCTACATCAGCACAATTGGAGTTGATTTT AAAATTCGGACAGTAGAGCAAGATGGGAAGACCATCAAGCTTCAAATT TGGGATACTGCTGGGCAAGAACGTTTCAGAACAATCACAAGCAGCTACTACCGAGGAGCTCATGGAATTATT ATTGTATATGACGTGACAGACCAAGAAAGCTTCAACAATGTGAAGCAATGGTTAAACGAAATTGACCGTTATGCAAGTGACAATGTTAACAAGCTCCTTGTTGGGAACAAGAGTGATCTAACTGCCAACAAAGTTGTGTCATCTGAAACAGCAAAG GCGTTTGCTGATGAGATGGGCATCCCATTCATGGAGACAAGTGCCAAAAACGCCACCAATGTGGAGCAGGCCTTCATGGCTATGGCCGCGTCCATCAAGGACAG GATGGCCAGCCAGCCAGCCGCAGCAAACGCAAGGCCACCGACGGTGCAGATCCGTGGGCAACCTGTCAACCAGAAGACGTCTTGCTGCTCGTCCTAA